GCCATAAGCACAACATAATATAGCGCTAAAAATTACGCATGCCATGCCATGAGCcatctataataaatattgatctACCGACGCAGGAAAAATAGAAGACACCCAATATTTTGGGTAGGTATACAAAGACCTTGTTCTGCCCTAAATGGTCGCACCGGTCAGGTTCAGTGAGTCGCTCAAATGACAAAGAAATTAATTAGTCACCTCAGACAGGTCTGGATTTTTAGTATTCTTATACTCGCATATGCAATCAAGTGTTTTTGTGTTGAATCCGTACCAATTTTTcacttttaattataaagattatttatttctgATGCAACTATTGGCATTGGTTGGTTGGTTGCTTCGACAATTACCTATCatgaattttttcaaatttcttaaaggcatgtatgtatgtttgtcccCTCATATCTCAAAGACTAAGTAAgattacaaacatatttttaaattggtctATCGATAACTTTAAGGATAAGGTTACTTAGGGAGCAGTGCAAGCTTTATCAAAGTCGGTTCAGTAGGTgtgttaaattttacaaataattctTTTTCAAACTTTTCGAACGAAGTTGCCAGACCCAAAGAAAGAAGACACTTAGGTAAAGTAGATAGGCACATAACTACCTTACTCGGGAATTTGTTTTGTAGgttttaagtaaattatatttacacatCAAGTTTACTTGGGTAGATATTTACCGATCTTGGAAACCTTTTAATACAATATCTCTCTCCAGCCTCTTCATTAACAGTTTCCGTATAAGTAGCCTGCTTAAATAATCTAgagccttagccatgtggcacttcgattctttttctacaaacgataacgcttcgaaaactagaaaaatttacgggaatgacatttgctatcgacagatcacgtgatcaagatctgtcattcccatgcatttttctagttatggaagcgtttgcgatcgtagaaatagaatcgtcGTGCTTCACACAGGTCCGGGTTGCTATGTAGATCTATTATTATTGGTATATCCTGAGTGGCGTGCACAACGTTTTTTTTCATGCACTATTTAGGTACAAATTGCACAAAAtcgaaaattcctcctccaaaaCAAGTACGTAATGAAACcttagggtatgcattgcgtttatgaaTCTATGAAGTACACCCAACTATCTAAAATACAGGATATCTTTATGGACTACCCGCGCTGACCGTTACCAAGGGGGACGAAAccacatataaaccttccttttccaaagaaccaaagttactgacatagctcagcgagtcgcgaagctgaagtggcaatgggcaggcctcatagttcaaagagccgaaggacgttgggcgaggacatcaagcgggttacagggagcccctggatgctggtggctccagaccgttttatttggaagtccatgaaagaggcctatgtctagcagtggacttccatcggctgataataatgatgatgatgtgtgatgaatcattatataatattaatgaagcGAAgtcattttatgtacctaccctTATTAAAAAccatgtgcacgccactgttatacatacaaaacgAATAAGTAACATTTTAATCTGTTCCCAGTACAGTTTGTTAGACAATTTGACGAGCGTGAAGTAATAAGTCTTGTGCTCCTGTAATTAACTAACGGTGCATACTAGATTGTACCGTTTGCTATAAATGTACATCACTCAGCTTCGTGCAACGTTTACTCTCGATGTTTTGTGTTAGTTTACAATGTTTCTGTGTGAAgcataatctatattaatattataaagctgaagagtttgtttgtttgtttgaatgcaccaatctcaagaactactggtccgatttgaaaatctcgttctgtgttagatagcccatttatcgaggaaggctataggctataatatattatccccgttatactacgggaacgggaaccacgcgggtgaaaccgcgcggcgtcagctagtctatataaataataatttattgctgTTCGTTTGTCTCATTAAAACTCGCGAAAGTGTGATCCGAATTAGCAGATTTTggttttgaaatatttgttgTAGTCCAGGCAAGATTTTAGTGAGAAAATATGTAAAAAGGATAGAAATAGTGTAGGGGGTACCGGGTAGGGAAGACGGGTAGAGTGGTTTCCTTTTGCGAAACTGTGATGGAGAAGGAGAAAGCCGCTGAGAAGCCGAGAGCGAGCTGCCCCAGTTTAGAGACGGCGACGGAGGAGCGTCCCAGGACTGTCTGTCCAGCTCCTGTAAAGGTTGCCATTGGCGGTCAATTAttgtgctacagaaacgtgaaaataattgaccgttgtcaataagtggcacgtcgattttctttctatgatcgcaaatgcttcgaaatgctggtttaaaaaaaagagttaaGGAAAAAGTAAGTCCACATAAGTTAAAGCGAAGTATGAAGTTAGTGTATATTTTTCTCggtataaataagaaataatgttCCCATGTAGCCAGTCAGTAAGTTTCGTGGCAATCCTTTGTAAAATACTACTATTATTAAGTACTAAAGATCACGCTCGAAAAGTTGTCATGGAGCTATCTGGTGACGGGAGACATGGTTTTCGCATTTCTATCCGCTCCTGAGTAATTGAAGTATGCAATTTCGATTAACATTTAcatttgtcaaaattaaaatgaagtaGTAAGTCCTAGATATTATATAGTGCGTGTAATTTGGGTATTTTAAATTCACACCTACTTTCATAAGTAGGTATTCAAATAAAGATACGATAAGATATGTTaacaactataaaaaaattatattgaattCTAAAGAATTgcttttatgtaggtatttgaaACGAGGTTCATGATAACTGACAAAAAAGAGAAGTCAAGTGTAAATTAAATGGCACATTAAGTGGgttctatattttattgtacgacACATTTCACGTAGGGAGTGTATTATGTATGATaaggtaattttataaaaatattttgtattgtttacaGAATTCTTCGATATAGTCCATATTATGTAACGTCCAGTGGATTGACCACGAATGAGATGGAAAGATGATATTGTCAACTGAAGTTCAACAGTCCCCAAAAGAAAGAATTTTGGGAAGATAACGGAGGctactatagatatgtttcCTGTGCTATATTATAAGAAAAGCTAAGAAGAAGAGCCAATAGTGCTCAACTAATTGCAAACTTGAAGAGGCAATAGGCGGGAAATAGTTCAAAGAACGTTGAATTTGCAAATCTTACAATAGGCTTATGTTCTGGTATGGACGCCTATCGACTAATCAagaattgatgatgatgaagactctaGAAGGAGAGGTAAGTAGGTAACCTAAAAGCGATTGATTGTAGTGGGTTTTCAATGTTCCCCACCGATCTCTCAAAACATTCTATGTACCTACGTAGATAGGTAGATATAGTAGTGTCGTACCTATATACCCTTTTGTATTGTAAGCAATCCAATAGAAAACCAATCATCGTGCTCTGCTCAATAGACCATGTCTAGTACACATTATAAGGTGGACTGTTGCTTATTTTCCCATTTAAAGACTACCATTTAATATCAAAGTAGGTACACAGCAGCTGTGACTTGCTCTAGGTTCATAGtgataatcaattattatctatgatttgattttagggttccgtagatataaaaaggaaataaactGAATTCTTAAACACTTTGTTGTCAGTCTGTCTATCAAGACCCTATGTTTCATAAAAGCGGGAAAGTAACGAGTTGAAATTAACACCACAACATACCTACTCAGGGTCCCCTGAAcctgtgaaaaactaaacattTAAGTAAACGTAAACGTATGGCGAAAAACACGTAGGTACCGATATATATATTTCGACACTCAAGAGAATCAAAATTTATCTtctatagatactaatattataaataggtaaagattgtatatgctatattttattccagtatTCTCTAAGGAAGGAcgtacgcgagtgaaaccgcgggtcgtcggtattatttaagtatgttTGTAATTATGTGTTAGGTATAAATATTAATGCTTACTCCTAATTACAGCAAATAGATTACACTTGCTGGACCAAGTGTCTATGACTAGGAAGTGGGTTAACTGTTATCGAAAGTTAAATAGCTTTATGGTCAATTGCTTGTAACATACTTACGGCCTAATGCCATTGAACTTCTAGAAAATTATTCATAGAAACAACAGCTgtctttgttaataaatattcgatttttttactttatattaggCAAAACGCAATGCTATCAATTAGATAAATACCTATCAATTCCTAGTCTGAATTTTGATTTAATCATTTCAATTCAATCCTACCTTCCtgcataaaaaaatgtatgaagacaaaatcgtaaattattataattataacatctATGCAATAAAATTCATCAATATTCggtagttaaaataattatgattatcaCTTGGTCctagtattatattaaaaaacaacagaatgtaatattaataattttaaaaaacgaaAGTTCAAACTTAGCTATACCATGTTTTGTTTTCCCGCGCTTGATTGTAATTGGTCAATTCAATCTAACTATAGACAAGGTTATGTTTTACTTTTCACATTGCATTTGTTCATAGCTCTAgaatcttgtttatttattcgactttttaaaaaaaaatccttttgtTAGTTAATGTCCCAATACATCACGCATTAgaataacttaaataatgtCCTATATTGATTTATTGACATTCCTAAAAATATGTGGAAGGACTTTAGCATTTTACCCTCGGAGGACTGCCAAGtacttagtttttattattgtcgCTGGTGCTGGTCTGCCATTTGTGTCACTGTCAATCATGACTGTCAATTTGTCATTAATGTCATAACAATTTTAATGGGATCATTCGGCAGTAAAATTTCACGATCAACGAAAATGGCTAACTCTacagaaataatacaatttattaaatatactatTTCCCAAGATAAAGTGGTTGTGTTCTCAAAAACATATTGCCCATACTGTCACCTAGCTAAAGAAGTAAGATGTTCTGAAATATAGGTTATAATTTGTTTAGGTTTAAGTTTAATCTTTGTAATCAGAAAAGATcatcttgtttttatgtttaactaACTTTATCCTATCTCGTTGTCTTAGTTTTATGTAATATCTAAACATTAAACGTAAATTACAAAGGTTCATCtcgatttttacataaatactttttttttcaggtttttGGAAAAGTTAAGCAACCGATTAAAGTAATCGAATTAGACGAGCGTGATGATGGACCAGCCATTCAAGAAAATCTAGCGCAAATATCTGGAATCAGGACCGTAAGTTATTTACCAAGTAATCTTAAAGTCTAAGCTATGAGTcattccatatattttttttgtatgatgtCATTATTGTTGTGCAATCTTGTGTGTTGATATGTGACTTGACACAAATTGTTTATAGACAACTTTTTTAACAGGACATAGTGCACAAACTTTTAACTACTGCAATTAATTTTTACTGACTTGTATTATTTCCCAAAGTAACATTCATTGAAATATAAAGAATACAAAAGAAACAATCATATTGCATGTTTTAAGGCAGTAGTAatccataattataatatacagtgtaaactcttTAAAGGACTACATTTAATGGCATTATAGAGAGTTGCTGTTAaatggaaagaagaaaaatatatgggtAAAACTTTTTCGTCAATACACAGTGATTTTTTCAAGCCATGTTTACAGTTTGTGAGCAACTAAGAATATGATAATGTATTAAATCCATAACCTCTGCTGCTTAGTAATGGTCAAGAACGGTCTTTATGAGCAATTCCAATTTGTATACAAAAGAAGGAATTTCTTAGAAAGTTTTATTTGCATGATGCCAACTGTCAAATTTATTATGGGCTGGGATAATAAAGCAGTAAACTACACAGCTGCAGGGTTTTCACTAATTTTGGCAACTTAAAAGGGCAACttaaaactagcagacaccTGCTACTTTGTCaatgtgaaatttagtttttcacaaatcccccgagaaccatagatttttctgggatgaaaagtagcctatgtgttaatccaaagtaaaatctatttctattccaaatttcacctaaattggttcagtagttgcgccgatccaaacaaactttcgagtttataatatCATAAGAATaggataatattagtaatacatACAGGCTTTATAGGGTTCAATATACATTGTATCTGAATTTTTTTTGgtcaataatatatttactaatttgaTCCATAGGaaaatttatcaatatttatactaatattacacagaggtaaagattttgaaattgtaggcgataatctaaactaattttGGAAATTGTTTAGATTATTGattgtaatttaatatctaAACTGATTTTGGAATTACTTTTACCAATGAAAGCTATGTTACTTGTGAATGTCATTGTCTATCTTTTATCACCATATTCAAACAGGAACAGGATATATGCAGTTCATACAGCAGGGTGTCTGCTAATCATGAATATTTTGCCTGGAAACAAGAGATACAGTAAGCCCCATCTGTTAGAATTTTGTTGCAACATGCTGTCAGATGAAGCATATTTTGTTGCAACAAACCACAAGTGATGCCATCTGTATTTGCTTCTGAATCATACCTCAGAATTTAATtgaatcagtattttttttacttgttttgtatactactatactaatattataaagaggaaagatttcattACTTGTTTTGTATGAATTAAATAGGCcctgaaattactgaaccgatttggtaaattctttcactgttgggaagatacactataggctatattatactATTCAAAAAATAGGCATCCTTCCTAAAACTTCAATAATGTACTCCATAATGTATCCcaggtgtaaaaaattaaatgtaaaaaatgttgagtagggatagggtagggtaggggtagagtaggggtagggtgggagtaaaAAAGGGGTTGgtaatgagtcaaagcgaagcttgacagagtctgctagtatattatatatgaatagtttttaatcaatataaaataatacatacctacaaaCTACATACcacaataataattcatttttacCTTATCAGTATTTTGACCCAGTTATTGTTTTTGTGGTTTGTGTGGCAGACATTTGGCATTTACTCATTAATTATTACCAAttcattttagtaaaattatataGAAGCGTGGGAGAAAAATGTTGtatactttaataatttaagctgaaaagtttgtttcattgaataCACTAgtttcagaaactactggtttaTTTTTGTGTCTGCAATACAAAAATGCAAGCTGATTATAGAAGGTTCAATGCAACTTttcaataaatgtttttgtattattttaaaatcagtttcaGCAAATATGCTTCTTACCCAAAAGCATCAAAATTAGATCAGTTTCAGAGTGTTTGCTAGATCAATAAATAGCAAACACTATTTACAGATTAATCTACAGATTCCGCAGGGTTTGtgtaaaacagaattttacgtgAAAGAGTCGCGAGTATATAGTCATATCCTACTAATacaataaacgcgaaagtttgtatggatgtttggatgtttgttactctttaatggcgctactactgaagcgatttggctaaaatttggatactctggattaacacataggcttctttttatcccgaaaaaatccatggtttccagagatttgcgaaaactgatgattttaataatatgaatgtttgttactctgtcacgcctcgactacttaaccgaattagctgaaatttggtattgagatatattatagcatagattaacacatactttttatcccggaaaaatccatggttcccgaggtatttctgaaaaactaaatttcacgcggacgaagtcgcaggcgtccgctagtttcctatatgttttttaaataacctatatttttgtcatttgtTTTCAGGTCCCACAAGTGTTTATCAATGGTACCTGTGTTGGAGGTGGATCAGATGTCAAGCAGTTGTATGATTCTGGAAAACTCCAACCCATGCTTATTGGATAATTCTagaaaatactatattataatgagtttacaaaattatagtacatactacatacctacataacgtcacaataaaaaatgttataatgtaattaaatttatgcaaagataattttataaatctataGTTTGTGTTGTGCTTActttaaattttctttaccgTGCTTCCATAATATTCTTTTATCCATTCAAAAtggtgttaattttaaaaaatacaagtacattatttatttcttcttgtaaaattttattttgagctttttgaaataaaaattgtttatttatgtatttggagtttaaatttataaatttaatataagcgTGAAAAATATGATGTAAGTAATGtttattatagtataaagtATTATACTAcagtgaaaaatattaattcatcGCCACAatctcaatataaatataataggaaTTGATTTTAATCCGAGGGTCCACCTTgaataaatataggtacctatttgaaaaaatcGTGATATGAAGTGAAATGTATGCATAAAAACCAGATGTCTACAGAAATGTTAGTAAAAACAAACCTAACCGTATAACTGTAACAGAATATCTTTTGAATAAAGAATGTACTCTGACTAATTAATCTGCTTATATTTTGATTGAGCAAAGTTACGTAAACACGCAAATAGTGTGAACAcgatcataataattattatgtaaatgacGCAAAGCCTGTTACTTATCCCCTTGACGGCCGTGAGGGCTAAAATCGGCCCGAATTAATTCTAGAGATTCCTCCATAAATCCTTCAGAAGAAGTCACTCGTCCCCCACCCTAAACGCTTTATTACGCACACGGGGAAACATAAGGCTCACTCAAGGCTACTACGCGCTTAGGGGTCGGCACGTTAGTACGTAGCTGTTATATATCCTATGTCATTGATGAAAGCGTCCTTTTTCCGTTACTCAATACGCAGCCCTTATTGAGGTACTACGCGTGCGAACGAGAAAGAAAGCTACAGTCGCTGCCCTAGACGCCCTTGCAGATTCGCGCGCCCGCCGCTAGTAGGCGCTCGAGTCCGCCCTAACAACACGCTTTAATATCTTATTTTGTATCAGGCTTGTGTAAACAAACCCGTTTGTGTATTAAATTTTGGAAATGTGTGGTTCAATTGTCGCTCAGTGGTCTTTAGACTCGTTTTTTAGATGCTCGCCAAATGAACTTGTGTTGTGCTTTGAAATGCGAATGAAACGGAGCTTAAGGTGAGCACAATAGTACAAAACGCTCTCATACTTCAGCGTACTTGTCTTTATAATGATTTGTCTGCGCTTTTTAAGTATCTGGCGCCTGAATGCTTATTGTGGCcttttgtttttgaatatagAACAATACGACAATTAGACTTTAGAGAACATGTTTTAtttgcattatttttattttaagaaattttttagTTTCCATCACAAGCATATACGAATAATACATGGTCCAATTTATTAATCTTATACCTTAATATCGGGCGAGGTTTGCAAGCAAAATGTTGGCTTGCATTACGTTAAGtaggaatataaaaatatttaataacagtaAAAATACCTGTGTATTAATGCGTATCTAATTAACATGTTGTAGATTATGTTTCTATTAATAGGTCTACCTGCTAATTTTGTTGCTGCTAAAGCGACGTAAGCAGCCTTAGGCTAAATTTTTGCAAAAATATTAGAGTTgcttatcaaaatcggtttactgaATCATCAAGTTTCGATGAATGACGGTAAATcctttattatcaatattaaatatcaGTGAGAATATAAAACGAGTATTTGCAAAAATAATAGATAACATAATATTCTTATGAagcatattaaaaaacattattagaaaaaactgtATCCTGAATTGTCGAGCTTAACATAAgagtacctacatacatatattatatacttaactAAGTATGCAGATACTTACtaaggaaagaaaaaaagatcAGGGCAACGAAACGGTCGTTACGTTTGCTTCCGTAGTCAAAAGATTCCGATGGCGAAGTTGCGAAAGGCACGACGTAAGCTGAATTCATATTTATGAGCCACGTACAGACTTGATCTCTAATTTGTGTTACAAAGTAAGCATTTGAAACGAACGACTTTACTGTTTACGAAAAACTCGCATCGTAAACGATACCGGCTGAATGTTACGAGTACGGGGCtttaggctgccagtccaccgaagcggaaatatattaaacaataggcacaaaatctccgctcctcttaagtggacagggattaatttaaaaattcatataaaaccggtaccAAGAGTAGCGGGGAAACGgaggtgaaataaattaaaataacatttatttatttaacatagtctgcCACTCCACTCCGCATTTCTTGCTCACTTCGCTCCTCTTCGCTGGACAAACacagtacagtaaaagctcattattcgcgggggatacgttctctaaatgtgtcgcgaatacagaaaccgtgaatatgtagattataagggatacgttacgttacgttacgttggGTGAcagaataaataacaaatatataaagaaaaaacaattaattgaagttattgattaactattatcttcagtcttagacaatggtttgaagaattttgagtGTGAGTGAGagagagtgattttaagcagtggcattcttaaaccatccattcgcaatttcggcaataggtatttgcaagtgaaagtttaaatttgcagattttacgttaGTTTCGCCAGTCAGATTCGCGAATAACGGAATATTTAGGAATTGGGACATAATTTTTTAATCTGCGAACAGTGAAAACGTGAaaaaaggaagcgtgaataaggagcttttactgtatgcAACTCGGCTCCGTAGTAGTTCGTTTCTCAGCTACGCTCCCTCGGTCAGttctggtggacaggcagccttatGCATGCCTCGTTTGGCGGGAAATGCACGCTAAGGGGTTGCCGCGTAGCAAGCTCGTAGCTATATAAGGCGGGCGAAATGCCGACTTCAGTCAGACCGGCAACGGCTCGCAGGGCGGCGGCGTAGCGCCCAAACTACGCGCGTTGCTACGAAAAAGTTTTCACATCTCGTAGTGTAGTTGTTTAGTGATATAAAGATAGTTGAGGCGATAGATACCTTTGCTTGTTGTTCGTTGGTAAGAATAGATTGATTAGAAAAGTTTCTGCTTTGTTTATCGACGTTTTCTTTCCGTTgattaatatttgttttgtagcaactttttattaatgttagttGTATAGTAgattgtatttataattgatttgtttatttagaTTATAGATAAGTGATAAAAAATTTACTGAGTTTTCAAAACAAATTCGTTGGTAAAATGCGATTTAGGTATGCTTACACGTTTTGTATACAAGTTTGTATTTGTTCTTAGCTTTTAACTGTctggtaaatatttaacaaataagtATTGAAAACAAGAGCATATTAGCACTACATACACACATAGACTAcgtatacatttaaaattaattaaaatggtcctataaaaccataaaaatagattttaaaatacaatacaactATGATTTTCCTTATTAAatattagttataaaaatattattttctttttataaaaagttaacTTATCGTATTTATTGTCTTGCTAAGTTTTCTATATCTCAACAATGGAGTAAAACTTTACTTTTCATTCAAGTGCTCGCGAGCCATTCtgtagaataaaattaattacgtaCTGCTTTCGTTACActctgttttttattattagattatgtACCCAGTAGTTATACTTTAAGCTGTTCTTTTCTAAGTAAATTTGTGTTGTTTGCAAGCCAAGCGGCCTTATTATCTAAGATCAACTTAATCTTttggtttaatatttatacataccgTTGTATTATTTTCAGACACTTAACTACAAATTAGATTGCAAgatataatttatatgaaacTTACGTTACAGGTGTGTCCCATATACAAACACTTTACAAAACTAGCCcggtatttaattaataagactTACAGACTAATAATACTGAACGACAACAAAAATTGCTTATAGTTCtatcataatatcatataagTTAATACGAAAATCACACGAAAGCAAAGCTGTTAACCAAAAAGATGTCGCTTGTAGTTACTACGAAAATGTTTACAAcgagaaaattttaataaatatgagtACTTATCTATTTCAAACTAGCTTATACTCGTtaataagtttatattatttttgagagAGTACGTACCTACAGCCATCGGTCCCACTGAGCATAGATAAAGGAATATAGCTAACGCTTCTTATAACCGTGGTCGGTCCTATGCCAGGTGCCAGTATGCCAGTGAGAGTAATCTTGAAGGCTAATAGGACTTTAAGATTGAGCATGTTCGCACTTGTGCACTAAATCATCTCGTAGATTGATTAAACCACTGTTGCCGATAATGGATTAAGCAACCAATAATGGTCGCTTAGTCTAATTAAGAGtctataactcaaaggtgacagACTATGGTGGTATAGGTAGGACTATACCACCATATAGGTGGTATAGGACTGGGCGGaacgggctgaaatttggcatgcaggtagatgttatgacgtaggcatctgacggcctccgtggcgcagtggtatgcgcggtggatttacaaaacggaggtcctgggttcgatccccggctgggcagattgagattttcttaatttgtccaggtctggctggtgggaggcttcggccgtggctaattaccaccctaccggcaaagacgtaccgccaagcgattcgttccggtacgatcccgtgtagaaaccgaaaggggtgtggattttcatcctcctcctaacaagttagcccgcttccatcttagactgcatcattacttaccatcaggtgagattgtagtcaagggctaacttgtaaagaataaaaagaaaaaaaatccgctaagaaaggggttgaaagtttgtatggaaagtttttagagttacagttttaaaagtttgttcataaatgataaacaaaaaaaaataagaaatataacgttattcaagaatttttaaaattcaacaccTAATGTGGTGAaattggggttgaaagtttacattgagttcaacgtggacgaaatcgcgggcgtccgcttgtttgATAAatcacttttcatccattaaacagatggatgaaggtcgtttctaataccgATCTTCGACCACAATAGTAGGATAGGAGTCTGAgcttacaaactttcagcttttacgAAACGAAAGTCTAGCTATCACAGGCTCTCCATCTTTATTGTCGCAAGGTTTCTGCACATACTCCATTTCTACGTTGACTTTTTCCTCTATGTTTTACGTCAGTTGACGGTATTTTCCACAAACAATGAAAGCTAATTTTCCCTCGGCTTCATTTCCATACCGTACATGCCCCAGCATGtcgttttagtttaaaatacacttgatttttacaatataaagcGGTTTATACGCTACGCCACGCTAGACTCGGCTTCTGCGAAAAAAGTCCTCCCATCTCAACAAACTTACGTCTCCGACAGACGGGAATGTACTCGAGTGCATATTTGTGTTCATTAATGAGGGTGGATTATGAAAGTTATTTTATCTGTACAGTTATTCGTTCGGTTATGTCTGGATAGGAGTATTCCACTTCGTTATCCGATTTATATACGTGCCAGTGAGCCTTTAGGGCACAAGTAAgcttatttatacctactaggTACTTGAAAACAATGAATGAtacgtattatatatttttttattctttaaaagttattcCGTGGCTATCAATCTCACCTGCAGGTTTATtctttaacgat
This window of the Bicyclus anynana chromosome 19, ilBicAnyn1.1, whole genome shotgun sequence genome carries:
- the LOC112049106 gene encoding uncharacterized protein LOC112049106, producing MGSFGSKISRSTKMANSTEIIQFIKYTISQDKVVVFSKTYCPYCHLAKEVFGKVKQPIKVIELDERDDGPAIQENLAQISGIRTVPQVFINGTCVGGGSDVKQLYDSGKLQPMLIG